The DNA segment AGGCCTTTATCTTGTATTTTGTCCCTGACAGGAATGTCAGGATATTGCCTCactgttttgtattttcttcaaaaatcttTTGCGTCACACTCAGACGGATCATTTGTGCCTAATGTTTGGACTGATAGGCGCTCAGTGACAGTAGGAGGctaaaataatagcaaaaaCACAACACTTACATTAGCGCTTGCGGTCTAATATGTTAGCACACCTCTGTTAAACCTAGTGATCACAGCAATGTACACACTCCCTACTGTGaggctttttaaacattttctaggCTAGTATTGCTGCATCTAGTCATGAGTCTCTGTAGAGTACAATTATGTCAAGACAAGCAGGGTGTTTCAGGAAAGAAAAAGCATTGCCCAGAGAATGAAACCGTGTAAAAATGTAGGCTAGGGATGTCAAATTCAGtttatttttgacccaaaaagttAACCTACTTGCCGACATTGACAGTGATGTCATTTTAGAGTAGTCACAGGTCAGTTCTGgtaaattttggatcatttactattgattttgagggactttGCTGGATAGTTTTTGTTCGTTTGGCGGTGACTGCTAATTTTTGGGCATTCCTGTTGCTTTTGCGGCAATTTAAGTTTTCTTATGAACTCATTAGCTGGCATTGAAGGCGTTGTTTTGACGGCAGggagcaaatgaacaaatgtaatTGCAGATTAGTGAGCAAAGATGATTGTGTTATCTACCCAAGATTTCATGTGAGACATTTCATAGAGCTACAGTAATAGCCCTGCTTCAGTTCCTCCTATCTGACAAGAGCCTTTATTTACACACTAGACGCAATATAATAGTTCTCTTGCTGCAGGAGAAACTTCATTACAAGAAATACTTcctaaacatttgaaaatatcaatataGTTAACACCCTAATCCCAAAgaagccaacaaaaaaaaacgtcccaCTGGCCTCAGCAGCCACGAAGAAACAATTCACCGAGTCCATGACGAGATGTCGTATCTCCCAACTTTTCGACTCCTTTAACGGAGGAACGCCTGAATGTCCCGCTGCAGTTCTTCATTGCGTCGGTGAGCTTCATCCCGGCTACGCTCTGCGTTTCTCAGGCATATCTCCAAAGCTGACGCCCGCCGACGCTCCGTCTCTAGAGTAGACTGAAGCTCAACTACAGTAGCCCTTAGCTCCTTCAACTCCTGCTCAAAACTGCAAGAAGACACAACAAAAAGCTAGCTCAAATATCATCGATCCAAAAGCTCTTTTGTCCAATGATTGAACAACGTTTGCATTTACTGTCAAATGTGAAAAGAATCTTCATCAAACCAGGAATAAAAAGATCCATGGTATTATGGTCCAAACCAATGACAGTCAACTATGGACCTTCCTAGCCTGAATAGGCCATAAAATGGACTAAACTCTAGCAAATCAGTTAAACTGGAATATGGTTTGAATCCTCACCTGTCAACATTCTTCTGGCTggactttttcttttcagtcTCCTGATTGAAACCATTTCCTATCAAGGCATCATCACTCCTTCCCGTCAAAGTAGGCTGGGAGTTCTTGTCAGTCTTTGGGGAGCTTGTAGCAATGGAGGCTCTGATTCGCTTTCCCCTTGTCTCTTGGATAGTTGTTGACGAACCTTTTAACAAAGATCCTGAACTGCGCAGATCCAGGATCTTGAAGATGTCCTCTGACAATGCCCCTCTCTCATCTTTTACGGATTCCTGGATACGACCCCAGCGGCTGATGGCGCCTGCCTTTGCCGCCATCCCCGTTAGGGGGCAGTTAAAGTTGGGAAGAGTTTGAGTGCGTTTGCGAGGGCTCCCGGACCAGTCGTCGGAAGATGACACGGAATCTTGCAAGACATCTGGAGTACTGCCGTTTCCTCTGAGAGGGCCTGGACTTTCATCTTTCTCCAAATCAGAAGACTCTGAGAAGGAGGTATCACTCATCTGGAACAGAATtaatcattttccatactgctaactaggaacctatcccagctaactcttGGCACCTGACACCCTGATATGGTCGCCACATGCACGGTCAAATTCATATCcaagggaaatttagagtgtccaatcagcctaccatgcattgcTTTGGGATacggaaggaaactggagtacccggagaaaatgcACACAAGCCCGGGTAGATCATGCAAACAAGGAAGGATCtcaccccatttttttccattccgaAGTATTTTGTAAAGACAACAAAACTTAATCCCAATTTGTGACCATTCACAGGGTTAAGTACCTCAGTAGAACCCCATCCCACAAAATTGCGAGGAGAGTTCTTGTTGCTCTCTTGGTTGGTGGAGAGAGGCGAGGGAGGGTCATCGTTGCAAACAGGAAACAAATCCTCATGCTGACCAATCATTACTGTCATCAACTTCTGGATGTGAGGAGTTGCTGGGAAGAAAATCATGAAGGTCTCACTTATTGAATCAATTCCTTGAACATTCCTTCTGTATTTCACAAGCAAAATGAACGAACACAATGCCGGACAATGTGTGTTGGTCTACGAAAATTGGTACCCTTCATGACTGAAATGGGATCTTCCAATTGTGGTTTCAGCAGGTTGATCCCCATGACCGTAGCTAGGTTCTCCACGTTCATCTTGTTGATGTTGGAATTTAGCTGCACCTCAAATAGGAACCTGTACAACATGAATTGAAGTTATTTTTCCCAATTTCATTCTTATTCTTGTTCAAAGAATCTGGAGACTCGCAAGATTGAATgtcctagcaaaaaaaaaaaaccttcaactcACCGGCAGACATAACTTAGAAGATTATAGTTGACTCTAGGAAGGAGAGCAATCTGTTTCTCCAACTTCTCTCTACCCTGAAAGAACAGACTTTGTGTGAACAGCAAGGAATTGacaacaaatctaaatattacatcgtAAAGGCAACACAGACTTCTTTATTGCCAGAGTCCAACATGTTGGTGCAGTCCAGAAAGTCCTGGTACTGAGACCATGGAACAACAGGTTCAGGCAACTCGCGCAAATACAGCTTGAGCAGCGATGCCACAGTGTGGACATCCGTATCACTGTGGGGAAACcacacataaaaaatgattatccACTTGTTAGGGCGTGAGTGACATACTTAATACCAGCTTTGGACCACATGTCTCATGAGATTGTGCAGTAAAGTTAGCATTCTAGGGCATCAAACATAACCGCACATAGAAAACCTTCATGTTACTCGTAGGAGCTGCGCAGAAAAACAAAGCTTATCATATTGGGTAAGACATGCGCGCATCCATCCTCTTGCGTACCCAACCAGAACAGGATGTGGTGTCATCTGGCTCTTCTGTTCTCACTACTTTCTTAAACAAGAGTTGTTGGTTTGATTTTGACTTTGACCAGCGTGTTTGCAAAGTTATTAGGAAGTGTGAAATGCTTAgtagactaaaaaaaatagctctcGACATCAATTTGCTTTTCTTTCGGTATTAAGTATTTTTCTCTTGTTCATGCATTTTATTATAGTCAGTTGAGGTAGATTACTAGGATTGAGTCCTTATAATCATTGGAAGAAGCACAGTTTGATTACAGTGTATAGCAGGTGTGTCTAAGATATAGCTTTTCACATAAGGGTTAGGGTCTTATTTTAGGGCCTTTTAGAGTTCCAAATAAGGAGTTCAATGGAGGTTATCTTTTACTATTAGACATTTTGACTAGTATGTATAGTGCCAAACTAGAGTAGACCCCAAGGGTCTAAAGAAGGCCCGTTGCATTTTACAGCAGGACAATGACCTAGAGCAGACGTAAATACTAGTGCGTAAGGACTATTTAGGAAGAATTCTCCCTTTCAATGGAGTGACCAGGACTGTCACCAAATCCCTTATCAGATACACATATTTGTACGACCTGGGGAAAGCTGGCCTCTCTCCTGCATCGAAGGCATCTCTGAATTGTTTGACGGCGTTGTCTTGACCCGGCAGACGGAAGATTCCCTCCTCTTTGAGACCGTGATCTCTGATATATTCCACACACTTTTGGACCAGGATGGGCACCATCTGGGGCCCGAAACGTTGCTCATGGGTCACTGTCTCGCTGAGACTTTTTCCGAACACTGGAGGAGACAAAGGAAACGTTGAACATTGTAGACCAATAATCTCCATGTAGAATACTTATGGATCTCCACCTTTTTACCATGCCCGAAGCGCTTAAAATTCATTCATACACTAATGGAGCTGCCATGCAACCTATTGCCACAGGCAATCTTTCTGAAGACATTTTCTCACGATAATTTGTTCATACAAAACAATTTGAACTACAACAATGGAGCAGGCAGGATCAAGAAAACAACTGACTGCTTTACATTGACCGTAAAGTAATGTGATGTTACCCGACCTCCATTAGGAACGCCGATAGCCCTGCGTAGAGTCCGAAGCCACTCGTCCAATTCAGTTTGAGAACTGGCCATGAAGATGTGAGGACATCGCTCTTTGTCCCCACCTGTAGATGCTATTCATGAAGACGGAATGAATGTTCAAGACACAAGAGCAAGATGGAATAATCCCAATCTAACCGTTCATCTGGAGTTCGTTCAACAATTCTTGATGTATATCATGCTACAAATAGGAAGCCTAAAGGTCACCACCCTGATACGCAACTACAAATAATAAGTGAATGTACTTAAGAATACTTCCATGGTGACAATCTTACCTGGGATAATTTCAAAGATGTACTTTCCAGGATCATCTGAGTTTGAGAGGAGTTCGTTGATTTTACTGAACTGAAGCTGGATGAATCCCTGAAATCAAAATACTTACTATGACAGTAACGTGGACAAGTACTCATTGAATGTAAGAAAGCTCCAATAGCAGCAAATCTTTACAATACAATGagattttcattgttttgtatGGAAATGCTATGCCTTAAAtcccttttttaaatgcaaGAGTCGCCAAGAGGCACAAAGTTGGCCAAGTTTGACACTTCTGATTTCTAAAAACGCATTTACGAGTTAGGCAAACATGTGTTTTCAAAAACCAATCCACCATCAATACTTGTAGACACAACaaactgtcatgttgtcaaactcaAAAGCTTAAATTCTTACCAGGGCGGTGGTCTCTCGATCATCTTTGTGGTAAGATAGTGTTCTTCCCCTCAAAACAAGATAGCGCTGATGCCAGTTTTTCACCAGTGACTTTTGTTGTTTCTTAAGCCAGCCCGCCTTCAAAGGCTTCTCCATGGACTTGGGTGAGCGTCGTGAGCCCACAGTCGTACCTGGGCTTTGTTCGCCAGATAATGTACGCTTAGAGCGCACTGATGAAACGAGCAAAAACAGTTGAAGTAACTCATAACaggaaagaaacaaaaacagctGCGTTActtcttctttttgttgtgAATATGCATGAACCAGTCAGATTATCGGTTAAATTTGTTtcatctcttgttttttttaaatgaaaaatagccttactatactttttattgaatcaaatacaattttaaatttgaaaaattgccttactatacatggtttacttttttaaactaaaaaaagccttactatactatgtcgttttttgaagaaaaaagccttactatactatgtcgttttttgaagaaaaaagccttactatactatgtcattttttgaagaaaaaagccttactatactatgtcgttttttcgaagaaaaaagccttactatactatgtcgttttttcgaagaaaaaagccttactatactatgtcgttttttgaagaaaaaagccttactatactatgtctttttttcgaagaaaaaagccttactatactatgttgttttttgaagaaaaaagcctttctatactatgtcgttttttgaagaaaaaagccttactatactgtcgttttttgaagaaaaaagccttactatactatgtcgttttttgaagaaaaacgccttactatactatgtcgttttttgaagaaaaaagccttactatactatgtcgttttttgaagaaaaaaagccttactatactatgtcgttttttgaaaaaaaaagccttactatactatgtcgttttttcgaagaaaaaagcctatactatgtcgttttttcgaagaaaaaagcctttctatactatgtcgttttttgaagaaaaaagccttactatactgtcgttttttgaagaaaaaagccttactatattgtcgttttttcgaagaaaaaagccttactatactatgtcgttttttcgaagaaaaaagccttactatactatgtcgttttttgaagaaaaaagccttactatactatgtcgttttttgaagaaaaaagccttactatactatgtcgttttttcgaagaaaaaagccttactatactatgtcgttttttgaagaaaaaagccttactatactatgtcgttttttgaagaaaaaagccttactatactatgtcattttttgaagaaaaaagccttactatactatgtctttttttcgaagaaaaaagccttactatactatgttgttttttgaagaaaaaagccttactatactatgtcgttttttgaagaaaaaagccttactatactatgtcgttttttgaagaaaaacgccttactatactatgtcgttttttgaagaaaaacgccttactatactatgtcgtttttttgaagaaaaacgccttactatactatgtcgtttttcgaagaaaaaagccttactatactatgtcgtttttttttgaagtaaaaagccttactatattatgttgtttttcgaagaaaaaagccttactatactatgtcgtttttcgaagaaaaaagccttactatactatgtcgtttttcgaagaaaaaagccttactatactatgtcgttttttgaagaaaaaagccttactatactatgtcgttttttgaagaaaatagccttactatactatgtcgttttttgaagaaaaaagccttactatactatgtcgttttttgaagaaaaaagccttactatactatgtcgtttttttgaagaaaaaagccttattatactatgtcgttttttgaagaaaaaagccttactatactatgtcgtttttcgaagaaaaaagccttactatactatgtcgtttttcgaagaaaaaagccttactatactatgtcgtttttcgaagaaaaaagccttactatactatgtcgattttttgaagaaaaaagccttattatactatgtcgttttttgaagaaaaaagccttactatactatgtcgtttttcgaagaaaaaagctttactatattatgtcgtttttcgaagaaaaaagccttactatactatgtcgttttttgaagaaaaaagccttactatactatgtcgttttttcgaagaaaaaagccttactatactatgtcgttttttgaagaaaaaagccttactatactatgtcgttttttgaagaaaaaagccttactatactatgtcattttttgaagaaaaaagccttactatactatgtctttttttcgaagaaaaaagcctcactatactatgttgttttttgaagaaaaaagccttactatactatgtcgttttttgaagaaaaaagccttactatactatgtcgttttttgaagaaaaacgccttactatactatgtcgttttttgaagaaaaacgccttactatactatgtcgtttttttgaagaaaaacgccttactatactatgtcgtttttcgaagaaaaaagccttactatactatgtcgttttttttgaagtaaaaagccttactatattatgttgtttttcgaagaaaaaagccttactatactatgtcgtttttcgaagaaaaaagccttactatactatgtcgtttttcgaagaaaaaagccttactatactatgtcgttttttgaagaaaaaagccttactatactatgtcgttttttgaagaaaatagccttactatactatgtcgttttttgaagaaaaaagccttactatactatgtcgttttttgaagaaaaaagccttactatactatgtcgttttttgaagaaaaaagccttactataccatgtcgttttttgaagaaaaaagcctttctatactatgtcgttttttgaactaaaaggccttactatactatgtcgttttttgaagaaaaaagccttactatactatgtcgttttttgaagaaaaaagccttactatactatgtcgttttttgaagaaaaaagccttactatactatgtcgttttttgaagaaaaaagccttactatactgtcgttttttgaagaaaaaagccttgctatactatgtcgttttttgaagaaaaaagccttactatactatgtcgttttttgaagaaaaaagccttactatactatgtcgttttttgaagaaaaacgccttactatactatgttgttttttgaagaaaaacgccttattatactatgtcgtttttttgaagaaaaaagccttactatactatgtcgttttttgaagaaaaaagccttactatactatgtcgttttttcgaagaaaaaagccttactatactatgtcgttttttgaagaaaaaagccttactgtactgtgtcattttttgaagaaaaaaaccttactatactatgtcgttttttgaagaaaaaagccttactatactatgtcgttttttgaagaaaaaagccttactatactatgtcgttttttgaagaaaaaagccttactatactatgtcgttttttgaagaaaaaagccttactatactttcgttttttgaagaaaaaagccttgctatactatgtcgttttttcgaagaaaaaagccttactatactatgtcgttttttgaagaaaaaaagccttactatactatgtcgttttttgaagaaaaaagccttactatactatgtcgttttttgaagaaaaaaagccttactatactatgtcgtttttcgaagaaaaaagccttactatactatgtcgttttttcgaagaaaaaagccttactatactatgtcgtttttgaagaaaaaagccttactatactatgtcgttttttgaagaaaaaagccttactatactatgtcgttttttgaagaaaaaagccttactatactatgtcgttttttgaagaaaaaagccttattatactatgtcgttttttgaagaaaaaagccttactatactatgtcgtttttcgaagaaaaaagccttactatactatgtcgattttttgaagaaaaaagccttattatactatgtcgttttttgaagaaaaaagccttactatactatgtcgtttttcgaagaaaaaagccttactatattatgtcgtttttcgaagaaaaaagccttactatactatgtcgttttttgaagaaaaaagccttactatactatgtcgttttttcgaagaaaaaagccttactatactatgtcgttttttgaagaaaaaagccttactatactatgtcgttttttgaagaaaaaagccttactatactatgtcattttttgaagaaaaaagccttactatactatgtctttttttcgaagaaaaaagccttactatactatgttgttttttgaagaaaaaagccttactatactatgtcgttttttgaagaaaaaagccttactatactatgtcgttttttgaagaaaaacgccttactatactatgtcgttttttgaagaaaaacgccttactatactatgtcgtttttttgaagaaaaacgccttactatactatgtcgtttttcgaagaaaaaagccttactatactatgtcgttttttttgaagtaaaaagccttactatattatgttgtttttcgaagaaaaaagccttactatactatgtcgttttttgaagaaaaaagccttactatactatgtcgttttttgaagaaaaaagccttactatactatgtcattttttgaagaaaaaagccttactatactatgtctttttttcgaagaaaaaagccttactatactatgttgttttttgaagaaaaaagccttactatactatgtcgttttttgaagaaaaaagccttactatactatgtcgttttttgaagaaaaacgccttactatactatgtcgttttttgaagaaaaacgccttactatactatgtcgtttttttgaagaaaaacgccttactatactatgtcgtttttcgaagaaaaaagccttactatactatgtcgttttttttgaagtaaaaagccttactatattatgttgtttttcgaagaaaaaagccttactatactatgtcgtttttcgaagaaaaaagccttactatactatgtcgtttttcgaagaaaaaagccttactatactatgtcgttttttgaaggaaaaagccttactatactatgtcgttttttgaagaaaaaagccttactatactatgtcgttttttgaagaaaaaagccttactatactatgtcgttttttgaagaaaaaagccttactatactatgtcgtttttttgaagaaaaaagccttattatactatgtcgttttttgaagaaaaaagccttactatactatgtcgtttttcgaagaaaaaagccttactatactatgtcgtttttcgaagaaaaaagccttactatactatgtcgtttttcgaagaaaaaagccttactatactatgtcgtttttttaagaaaaaagccttattatactatgtcgttttttgaagaaaaaagccttactatactatgtcgtttttcgaagaaaaaagccttactatattatgtcgtttttcgaagaaaaaagccttactatactatgtcgttttttgaagaaaaaagccttactatactatgtcgttttttgaagaaaaaagccttactatactatgtcgttttttgaagaaaaaagccttactatactatgtcgttttttgaagaaaaaagccttactataccatgtcaatttttgaagaaaaaagccttactatactaagtcgttttttgaactaaaaggtcttactatactatgtcgttttttgaagaaaaaagccttactatactatgtcgttttttgaagaaaaaagccttactatactatgtcgttttttgaagaaaaaagccttactatactatgtcgttttttgaagaaaaaagccttactatactatgtcgttttttgaagaaaaaagccttactatactatgtcgttttttgaagaaaaaagccttactatactatgtcgttttttgaagaaaaaagccttactatactatgtcgttttttgaagaaaaaaagccttactatactatgtcgttttttgaagaaaaaaagccttactataccatgtcgttttttgaagaaaaaagccttactatactatgtcgttttttgaactaaaaggccttactatactatgtcgttttttgaagaaaaaagccttactatactatgtcgttttttgaagaaaaaagccttactatactatgtcgttttttgaagaaaaaagccttactatactatgtcgttttttgaagaaaaacgccttactatactatgtcgttttttgaagaaaaacgccttactatactatgtcgtttttttgaagaaaaaagccttactatactatgtcgttttttgaagaaaaaagccttactatactatgtcgttttttcgaagaaaaaagccttactatactatgtcgtttttgaagaaaaaagccttactatactgtgtcgttttttgaagaaaaaaaccttactatactatgtcgttttttgaagaaaaaagccttactatactatgtcgttttttgaagaaaaaagccttactatactatgtcgttttttcgaagaaaaaagccttactatactatgtcgttttttcgacgaaaaaagccttactatactatgtcgttttttgaagaaaaaagccttactatactatgttgttttttgaagaaaaaagccttactatactatgtcgttttttcgaagaaaaaagccttactatactatgtcgttttttgaagaaaaaagccttactatactatgtcgttttttgaagaaaaaagccttactatactatgtcattttttgaagaaaaaagccttactatactatgtctttttttcgaagaaaaaagccttactatactatgtcgttttttgaagaaaaaagccttactatactatgtcgttttttgaagaaaaaagccttactatactatgtcgttttttcgaagaaaaaagctttacaatactatgtcgttttttcgaagaaaaaagccttactatactatgtcgttttttgaagaaaaaagccttactatactatgtcgttttttcaaagaaaaaagccttactatactatgtcgttttttgaagaaaaaagccttactatactatgtcgttttttgaagaaaaaagccttactatactatgtcgttttttgaagaaaaaagccttactatactttcgttttttgaagaaaaaagccttgctatactatgtcgttttttcgaagaaaaaagccttactatactatgtcgttttttgaagaaaaaagccttactatactatgtcgttttttgaagaaaaaaagccttactatactatgtcgttttttgaagaaaaaagccttactatactatgtcgttttttgaagaaaaaagccttactatactatgtcgttttttgaagaaaaaagccttactatactatgtcgttttttgaagaaaaaagccttactatactatgttgttttttgaagaaaaaagccttactataccatgtcgttttttgaagaaaaaagccttactatactatgtcgttttttgaactaaaaggccttactatactatgtcgttttttgaagaaaaaagccttactatactatgtcgttttttgaagaaaaaagccttactatactgtcgttttttgaagaaaaaagccttactatactatgtcgttttttgaagaaaaaagccttactatactatgtcgttttttgaagaaaaaagccttactatactatgtcgttttttgaagaaaaacgccttactatactatgttgttttttgaagaaaaacgccttactatactatgtcgtttttttgaagaaaaaagccttactatactatgtcgttttttgaagaaaaaagccttactatactatgtcgttttttcgaagaaaaaagccttactatactatgtcgttttttgaagaaaaaagccttactgtactgtgtcattttttgaagaaaaaaaaccttactatactatgtcgttttttgaagaaaaaagccttactatactatgtcgttttttgaagaaaaaagccttactatactatgtcgttttttgaagaaaaaagccttactatactttcgttttttgaagaaaaaagccttgctatactatgtcgttttttcgaagaaaaaagcct comes from the Stigmatopora nigra isolate UIUO_SnigA chromosome 22, RoL_Snig_1.1, whole genome shotgun sequence genome and includes:
- the LOC144215635 gene encoding rho GTPase-activating protein 25-like, whose protein sequence is MSLKVPCNWDFSTFRVETSRVVRSKRTLSGEQSPGTTVGSRRSPKSMEKPLKAGWLKKQQKSLVKNWHQRYLVLRGRTLSYHKDDRETTALGFIQLQFSKINELLSNSDDPGKYIFEIIPGKIVTMEVFLSGDKERCPHIFMASSQTELDEWLRTLRRAIGVPNGVFGKSLSETVTHEQRFGPQMVPILVQKCVEYIRDHGLKEEGIFRLPGQDNAVKQFRDAFDAGERPAFPSDTDVHTVASLLKLYLRELPEPVVPWSQYQDFLDCTNMLDSGNKEGREKLEKQIALLPRVNYNLLSYVCRFLFEVQLNSNINKMNVENLATVMGINLLKPQLEDPISVMKATPHIQKLMTVMIGQHEDLFPVCNDDPPSPLSTNQESNKNSPRNFVGWGSTEMSDTSFSESSDLEKDESPGPLRGNGSTPDVLQDSVSSSDDWSGSPRKRTQTLPNFNCPLTGMAAKAGAISRWGRIQESVKDERGALSEDIFKILDLRSSGSLLKGSSTTIQETRGKRIRASIATSSPKTDKNSQPTLTGRSDDALIGNGFNQETEKKKSSQKNVDSFEQELKELRATVVELQSTLETERRRASALEICLRNAERSRDEAHRRNEELQRDIQAFLR